In Neorhizobium sp. NCHU2750, a single genomic region encodes these proteins:
- a CDS encoding amino acid ABC transporter permease, translating into MNIDLAARVAVAFADGVSVTIKVTIGSLALALSLALLLSALRYLRPGLCVTVIVSTYVELLRNVPSLTILFLCYFGLAALGIRLAPTVAAILGLGLVGAAICIDILTNGFHSVLRGQAEAAAALGLSKVQAFVLIILPQALRLSLAPLGNYAVSLVKDTSLVAAIAAPEVMFQARQIVNETFAAPFVYLSAAVVYLVLTLSLGQLIVLIERRLAYP; encoded by the coding sequence ATGAACATTGATCTCGCAGCAAGGGTCGCCGTCGCCTTCGCTGATGGGGTGAGCGTAACGATCAAAGTCACGATCGGTTCGCTCGCTCTTGCCCTTAGCCTTGCGCTTCTTCTGTCGGCCTTGCGCTATCTCCGGCCCGGCCTGTGTGTCACAGTCATCGTCTCAACCTATGTCGAGTTGCTTCGCAACGTTCCCAGCCTGACCATTCTTTTCCTTTGCTACTTCGGTCTCGCGGCATTGGGCATCCGGCTCGCGCCAACGGTCGCTGCCATTCTCGGGCTCGGGCTTGTGGGAGCGGCAATTTGCATCGACATCCTGACCAACGGGTTCCACTCGGTGCTTCGCGGCCAGGCGGAAGCCGCTGCCGCACTCGGGCTTTCGAAAGTCCAAGCGTTCGTGCTCATTATTCTCCCTCAGGCCTTGCGCCTGTCCCTGGCGCCGCTTGGCAATTACGCAGTGTCGCTTGTTAAGGACACGTCGCTTGTGGCCGCTATTGCCGCCCCGGAAGTGATGTTCCAGGCCCGACAGATCGTCAATGAAACCTTCGCGGCACCGTTCGTTTATCTTAGTGCTGCAGTCGTGTATCTCGTTTTGACGCTATCGCTCGGCCAACTGATCGTCCTTATCGAACGGAGGTTGGCATATCCATGA
- a CDS encoding MmgE/PrpD family protein, with product MQSVTLDLAERFARPVISDEVRQDAIRAITDLIGVALAGSRTLGGIASLGSIAEIWGDGPAPIWFCDRSTTVAGAAFVNASFAAALDLDDGHRMAAGHPGAAIIPALLAASLLPDADQDRLLDAIIIGYEISVRIAAARDIGRLKTTDSGLWCGYGVAAGIAHLRHLSPWVSSNAMAIAGQTSTGQAGTGWTKVGHTVKEGIPWAAANGVMAVSLALRGHLGPTDLLDDDRVYARRTLSEGVATGWAVSNLYFKRYSCCRWGHAAIDAAIMLKTRHGLVADLIETIEIATFSRALSLPNQGRPLNLEGAQYSIPFCVALALCHGPDALLPLTERHLSDARVLSLSDRVRLVEDDRYLECFPTTTPALLTITAGGHRFQCEVTHPYGEAKNPFNAYDLRDKFLRLGKGYRDEAMPTLLKSIDDLGARSQAADNIKSFHRAITRGFQGE from the coding sequence ATGCAATCCGTCACACTCGATCTTGCCGAGCGCTTTGCGCGTCCTGTGATTTCGGATGAGGTGCGTCAGGACGCCATCAGGGCGATAACGGATCTTATCGGCGTTGCCTTAGCTGGATCTCGTACGCTTGGAGGGATTGCGTCGTTAGGATCAATCGCTGAAATTTGGGGCGACGGCCCGGCGCCAATTTGGTTTTGTGACCGCTCGACAACGGTGGCGGGGGCAGCTTTTGTCAACGCAAGCTTCGCCGCTGCCTTGGATCTCGATGACGGACACAGAATGGCTGCGGGTCATCCCGGTGCCGCAATTATTCCTGCTTTGCTGGCGGCAAGCCTTCTTCCTGACGCAGATCAAGACCGTCTCCTGGACGCCATCATCATCGGCTATGAGATATCGGTGCGGATTGCGGCGGCACGCGATATCGGACGCTTGAAGACGACAGATAGCGGTCTTTGGTGCGGCTATGGAGTTGCGGCAGGGATCGCGCATCTTCGCCATCTTTCGCCATGGGTCAGTTCAAACGCGATGGCGATTGCCGGTCAGACGTCCACGGGTCAGGCTGGCACTGGATGGACCAAGGTCGGCCATACGGTCAAAGAGGGTATTCCATGGGCTGCAGCAAATGGCGTCATGGCCGTTTCCTTGGCGCTGCGCGGCCATCTCGGTCCAACCGATCTACTGGATGATGATCGCGTTTACGCGCGCCGGACGCTTTCGGAGGGTGTGGCAACGGGATGGGCCGTTTCTAACCTTTACTTCAAGCGCTATAGCTGCTGCCGCTGGGGGCATGCAGCCATCGACGCTGCAATCATGCTCAAGACCCGGCATGGTCTCGTTGCAGATTTGATTGAGACGATCGAGATTGCGACATTCTCGCGGGCGCTCAGCCTTCCCAACCAGGGCAGGCCTTTGAACCTTGAGGGCGCGCAATACAGCATTCCCTTTTGCGTGGCATTGGCACTGTGCCACGGACCGGACGCACTTTTGCCCCTCACCGAGCGACATCTGTCAGACGCGCGCGTTCTCTCACTGTCAGATCGTGTTCGCCTTGTTGAGGATGACCGCTATCTCGAATGCTTCCCAACCACGACACCGGCATTGCTAACGATCACAGCGGGCGGCCACCGGTTTCAATGCGAGGTTACGCATCCGTATGGAGAAGCCAAAAATCCGTTTAATGCGTATGACTTAAGGGATAAATTCCTCAGACTTGGAAAGGGCTATCGCGACGAGGCGATGCCAACTCTTCTAAAGAGCATCGACGATCTTGGCGCAAGGTCTCAGGCAGCGGACAATATAAAATCGTTTCATCGTGCCATAACCCGTGGATTTCAGGGGGAGTGA
- a CDS encoding NAD(P)/FAD-dependent oxidoreductase, giving the protein MTARIAIIGAGPAGLSAARVLVDAGLRPTLIDDAMRPGGQAFRAARTGGVELASQPWRNDRQGEQKFNALVTAILPKLDYRPQTMVWSVGTDYLNLLSSAQSVCLPVRDVILATGATDRIIPFPGWTTPGVFSLGAAQIALKAQSTLIGQRVAFVGTGPLLYLVAYQYMRAGAQVVAVLDSNKPRLRARSLAALLPAAATFIEGLKFVTALRARNIPCLTGAEPIAIVADHGELKGLRYRHQGIDRSIDCDAIGTGYGLKAETQVADLLGLPFRFSRQHRQWLPERQPDAESALIRIYHAGDGSNIGGKELAALDGELAALELLAQRGHRVTRKVAAVRKKINRVSRFRQVLDEELFPFPAGLCGNVADETIVCRCERISAGEVRATVSQSDESDINRVKAFCRLGMGRCQGRLCERPAAEIIAAHNGCDISVVGRLRAQSPVKPVALSVLAKARP; this is encoded by the coding sequence ATGACCGCTAGGATCGCGATCATCGGTGCAGGTCCGGCCGGGCTCAGCGCTGCGCGCGTTCTTGTCGATGCGGGCTTACGGCCGACATTGATCGACGACGCAATGCGGCCTGGCGGCCAGGCCTTTCGCGCCGCGCGCACCGGCGGGGTAGAATTGGCGTCTCAACCGTGGCGCAATGATCGACAAGGCGAGCAGAAATTCAATGCGCTGGTAACCGCAATCCTGCCCAAGTTGGATTACCGCCCTCAAACAATGGTTTGGTCCGTCGGCACCGACTACTTGAACCTTCTTTCATCGGCACAATCGGTATGTCTGCCAGTTCGCGATGTCATCCTGGCAACCGGCGCCACAGACCGCATCATTCCTTTTCCTGGTTGGACCACTCCAGGCGTCTTTTCGCTCGGGGCGGCACAAATCGCCTTGAAGGCGCAATCGACGCTGATTGGGCAGCGTGTCGCCTTCGTTGGAACCGGACCGCTCCTCTATCTCGTTGCCTATCAATATATGCGGGCCGGCGCTCAGGTCGTCGCGGTTCTCGACAGCAATAAGCCGAGATTGCGTGCAAGGTCATTGGCCGCGCTCTTGCCCGCTGCCGCTACATTCATAGAGGGGCTCAAATTCGTCACAGCGCTTCGTGCTCGTAACATTCCTTGCCTGACCGGGGCCGAGCCAATCGCCATCGTAGCGGACCACGGTGAGCTCAAAGGTCTGCGCTATCGCCACCAGGGAATCGATCGCTCCATCGACTGCGACGCCATTGGCACCGGTTATGGCCTGAAAGCCGAAACACAGGTCGCCGACCTTCTCGGTCTCCCATTTCGCTTCAGTCGCCAACATCGGCAATGGTTGCCTGAGCGGCAGCCTGACGCCGAGAGCGCTCTCATTCGAATCTACCATGCAGGCGATGGAAGCAACATTGGCGGCAAGGAGCTTGCAGCCTTGGATGGCGAACTGGCAGCGCTGGAGCTTCTGGCTCAACGGGGCCACCGCGTCACACGAAAGGTGGCGGCAGTGCGAAAAAAAATCAACCGGGTCAGCCGGTTTCGACAGGTTTTGGATGAGGAACTTTTCCCATTTCCCGCAGGCCTTTGTGGCAATGTCGCTGACGAGACGATTGTTTGTCGCTGTGAACGCATCTCAGCCGGCGAGGTCAGGGCAACCGTCAGCCAGAGCGATGAGAGTGACATAAACAGGGTCAAGGCATTTTGCCGACTGGGGATGGGGCGCTGTCAGGGCAGGCTTTGCGAGCGCCCCGCTGCAGAGATCATCGCTGCTCATAACGGCTGTGACATATCGGTTGTCGGGCGATTGCGCGCCCAGTCGCCGGTCAAGCCTGTCGCTCTTTCCGTATTAGCAAAGGCGCGCCCATGA
- a CDS encoding dihydroxyacetone kinase subunit DhaK, with amino-acid sequence MYKFINSADTYVDDMLAGYVRAHPEVVRAGRQGRTLVRRAGMRPGRVGLATGGGAGHLPLFLGYIGPGFVDTCAVGNVFEGPALGACIDAVKMADAGAGVLILFGNYGGDRMNFEMARKAVRSDLIETVLVNDDIASADTSERQKRRGVAGIIFAYKTAGAMAEAGAPLGDVADMARLTVSRTRTIGVGLKGCRLPSSTAPVFELPDGYIEMGIGIHGERGIRQTQLAGVDAVIDEMLSALLQDVPAASTGRVALLINGLGATPLEEQYIAFRRAAEILEMEGFEVVMPLVGSYVTALEMAGLSISLCFLDNEVEPWLAAKASCPFWKVA; translated from the coding sequence ATGTATAAATTCATCAATTCGGCTGATACCTATGTCGATGATATGCTTGCAGGTTATGTGCGCGCCCATCCTGAGGTGGTGCGAGCTGGCCGACAAGGCAGGACGCTTGTCCGTCGTGCCGGGATGCGGCCGGGCCGGGTTGGACTTGCGACCGGAGGAGGCGCCGGCCATCTGCCGCTGTTTCTCGGATATATTGGCCCTGGCTTCGTCGACACCTGCGCCGTCGGAAATGTTTTTGAAGGGCCAGCGCTTGGTGCGTGCATTGATGCGGTGAAAATGGCCGATGCGGGCGCAGGCGTGCTGATTCTGTTTGGAAACTACGGTGGCGACCGCATGAACTTTGAGATGGCGCGTAAAGCGGTTCGATCTGACCTGATAGAGACTGTCCTGGTCAACGACGATATTGCCAGTGCCGACACTTCTGAAAGGCAAAAGCGCCGCGGGGTTGCAGGCATCATATTCGCCTACAAAACGGCCGGGGCAATGGCCGAGGCTGGAGCACCACTTGGTGACGTTGCCGACATGGCGCGGCTCACTGTGTCAAGAACCCGCACAATCGGTGTCGGCCTTAAGGGCTGCCGTCTGCCAAGCTCGACCGCCCCGGTGTTCGAATTACCCGATGGTTATATCGAAATGGGCATTGGTATCCATGGCGAACGCGGCATTCGGCAAACGCAACTTGCCGGCGTCGACGCCGTGATCGACGAGATGCTCTCGGCCCTGTTGCAAGATGTACCGGCCGCATCAACCGGACGTGTCGCACTCTTGATCAATGGTTTGGGGGCGACCCCACTCGAAGAGCAATATATCGCCTTCAGACGGGCCGCTGAAATCCTCGAGATGGAAGGCTTCGAGGTTGTTATGCCCCTTGTCGGCTCCTATGTCACGGCGTTGGAAATGGCCGGCCTTTCGATCAGCCTGTGCTTTCTCGATAACGAGGTCGAACCATGGCTCGCTGCAAAAGCTTCATGCCCATTTTGGAAAGTCGCGTGA
- a CDS encoding DAK2 domain-containing protein, protein MTIHSETIIATADIQAFIHQLAISSIEIEDEVNAADRALGDGDTGTMLVRFFRALDGPHDDNGSVANLFYAYAIAAGETTGSSLGTLLCGALMAMSQILQPRETRLPLSAISGLAAVATHALLELGGARLGDKTIADTLDAIATATKAEADKEAIKKAIVLATRQALDDFSGKPCRIGRARMWSQDSKWLADPGMFAAAELCARTLT, encoded by the coding sequence ATGACCATTCACAGCGAGACAATCATTGCCACTGCAGATATTCAAGCTTTCATTCATCAACTCGCAATCTCGTCGATAGAGATCGAGGATGAGGTTAATGCCGCAGACAGAGCGCTCGGCGATGGGGATACCGGCACTATGCTGGTCCGCTTTTTTCGTGCTCTCGATGGTCCACATGACGATAACGGATCGGTAGCGAACCTTTTTTACGCCTACGCGATTGCTGCCGGTGAGACGACGGGATCCAGCCTTGGTACCCTTCTATGTGGAGCGCTAATGGCGATGTCACAGATATTGCAGCCTCGTGAAACGCGTCTCCCTTTGTCCGCCATTTCCGGATTGGCCGCAGTGGCGACGCATGCCCTGCTGGAGCTCGGTGGAGCACGGTTGGGCGATAAGACGATTGCTGATACGCTGGATGCTATCGCAACAGCAACCAAAGCTGAGGCCGATAAAGAGGCGATCAAGAAAGCCATTGTCTTGGCGACGAGACAGGCCCTAGACGACTTTTCCGGAAAGCCATGCAGGATCGGGCGTGCCCGAATGTGGTCTCAAGACAGCAAATGGCTTGCCGACCCAGGTATGTTTGCCGCCGCGGAACTATGTGCGCGGACACTGACATAA
- a CDS encoding DUF982 domain-containing protein has protein sequence MAVEAEPGMGDRKRWTVDLSVVDPTWANWEAPVILRRGTLRQEIIENPAEALAFLHHCWPSIRTVQAEEAIRLCSQVLRRRVPTESARLAFVAAVAEAKILQ, from the coding sequence TTGGCCGTCGAAGCGGAGCCGGGTATGGGGGATCGTAAGCGCTGGACTGTGGATCTCTCGGTTGTGGATCCAACCTGGGCCAATTGGGAGGCCCCTGTTATTTTGAGACGCGGCACGCTCCGTCAGGAGATTATCGAAAATCCCGCTGAAGCGCTGGCCTTCTTACATCATTGCTGGCCCTCGATCCGAACTGTGCAAGCGGAGGAGGCCATCAGGCTTTGCTCGCAGGTTCTACGAAGACGGGTGCCGACGGAAAGCGCGCGATTGGCCTTTGTCGCCGCCGTCGCCGAAGCTAAGATTTTGCAGTGA
- the alr gene encoding alanine racemase has translation MLNGAGSRPLLQVDLGRIRANYAAIVAETRAEVAAVVKDDAYGLGLSAVSRSLYEAGCRSFFVADLSEAVALRKILPDGSIYLFNPTSFAQMSIYIEHRLIPVCNRLDQARGWVAVAGDLPLAIEVETGLHRFGLNYPDLRHLKQMIRRRPDLLISHLASADHPDAQINQLQRNRFLAAIELLRPERASLIASTGLGLPQSFHFDLVRAGSLLYGLKSGRQDRVIQSVVRLTAKIINVQSVAKGEGVGYAAAFRTQRSSLIALVAIGYSHGLPFACANRLTIGLGVDRAPLVGRIAMDYVAADITDLPRNRNWLGEMVDLIHVDQTVEDIAQASHASPQELLLRFGNQTRRIYRDERRSAQTT, from the coding sequence ATGTTGAACGGTGCTGGATCGCGGCCGCTGCTGCAGGTGGACTTGGGACGCATTCGCGCAAATTATGCAGCGATTGTCGCTGAAACACGGGCCGAAGTGGCCGCTGTGGTCAAAGACGATGCCTACGGGCTCGGTCTGTCCGCGGTGTCGAGGTCCCTTTATGAGGCAGGTTGTCGTTCGTTTTTCGTTGCTGACTTGTCGGAAGCTGTCGCACTGCGCAAAATCTTGCCTGACGGGAGCATTTATCTTTTCAACCCGACGTCGTTTGCGCAAATGTCGATCTATATCGAACATCGCCTGATTCCGGTCTGCAATCGTTTGGATCAGGCGCGAGGATGGGTGGCTGTTGCTGGTGACTTGCCCTTGGCGATTGAAGTCGAGACGGGGCTTCATCGTTTCGGATTGAACTATCCCGATCTTCGGCATCTCAAGCAGATGATCAGGCGCCGGCCAGATCTGTTGATCAGCCACCTTGCGTCTGCCGATCATCCTGATGCCCAAATCAATCAACTGCAGCGCAATCGCTTTCTTGCTGCTATCGAACTTCTTCGGCCCGAACGCGCCAGCCTCATTGCGTCAACCGGGCTCGGCTTGCCGCAGTCTTTTCATTTCGATCTCGTGCGCGCGGGCTCACTTCTATACGGCCTAAAATCGGGCAGGCAGGACAGGGTTATTCAAAGCGTCGTCCGGCTAACGGCAAAAATCATCAATGTCCAAAGCGTCGCGAAAGGAGAGGGAGTGGGATATGCTGCAGCCTTTCGCACGCAAAGATCATCTCTGATTGCGCTTGTCGCAATAGGCTATTCGCATGGCTTGCCCTTTGCCTGCGCAAATCGGTTGACGATTGGTCTTGGCGTCGATCGGGCCCCGCTCGTTGGTCGCATCGCGATGGATTATGTCGCCGCAGATATCACGGACCTGCCTAGGAATAGAAACTGGTTGGGTGAGATGGTCGATCTCATCCATGTTGATCAGACCGTAGAAGATATCGCTCAAGCCAGTCACGCCTCGCCCCAAGAACTATTGCTGCGCTTTGGCAATCAGACGCGACGGATCTATCGAGACGAAAGAAGATCGGCGCAAACCACCTAG
- a CDS encoding amino acid ABC transporter permease, translating into MIDFLSPIFENYADWVPRLTSAARLTIFVTLVAYTLAFLGGLAIQFARFSRLTLLAISAKIYIVVIRGLPILVILYLIYFALPQAGITLDALTAGTLGLGLVYAAYLAEIFRAGFAAIPAGQREAALALGLTSFQAFRLVLMPQVLRLVLVPLLVSLISLLKDSSICALIAIPELTLTSRAIMSESFLPLQVFAFTALIYFCIAFPASRAVGMIAQRLRTPKIRSSHKRSALITSSYIRTDVSSSSDVPRNQED; encoded by the coding sequence ATGATCGACTTCCTCTCGCCAATCTTTGAAAATTACGCCGATTGGGTGCCGCGCCTGACAAGCGCTGCACGGTTGACCATTTTTGTAACGCTCGTTGCCTACACGCTCGCCTTTTTGGGCGGGCTGGCAATCCAATTCGCCCGCTTCAGCCGACTTACCCTCCTGGCGATCTCCGCCAAGATCTACATCGTCGTTATCCGCGGGTTGCCAATCCTGGTGATCCTCTACCTGATCTATTTCGCGTTGCCGCAAGCTGGTATCACCTTGGATGCGCTGACCGCCGGCACACTCGGCCTTGGCCTTGTCTATGCGGCCTATCTCGCGGAGATATTTCGCGCCGGTTTTGCCGCTATTCCGGCAGGCCAAAGAGAGGCCGCCCTTGCTCTCGGGCTCACCTCTTTCCAGGCGTTTCGTCTTGTCTTGATGCCGCAGGTTCTCCGCCTCGTGCTTGTCCCTCTGCTCGTGAGTCTCATCTCACTGCTGAAGGATAGTTCAATCTGCGCCCTAATCGCCATTCCTGAACTGACCCTGACATCCCGCGCTATCATGTCGGAGAGCTTCCTGCCGTTGCAGGTCTTTGCATTCACCGCGCTAATCTATTTCTGTATTGCCTTTCCCGCATCCCGCGCAGTGGGCATGATCGCACAGCGTTTGCGCACGCCAAAAATTCGCTCATCACATAAGCGGAGCGCCCTCATCACCTCATCATACATCCGTACTGACGTGTCGTCTTCGAGTGACGTACCGCGCAATCAAGAGGATTAA
- a CDS encoding FAD-dependent oxidoreductase — MTIYDVAIIGGGLAGCSAALHARLMGASVILLERGRCGAQASGVNYGGVRQQGRHPAELALSVRSQKIWESLPDLIGCDCEYKRSGHLKLARDDHDMAELLAYQKVARQYGLNLEIVDADVLRRRFAFLGHHFAGACLCREDGQANPRLVAPAFARRAKLLEAEIFEGAGVVRAAKRNGLFDIQLDGLKDPIRSRRLINTAGAWGSAIAHMFGDRVDEDVMAPNMCVTEPIPPLIGPNIGICGGSIYLRQAANGSVIFGAGLAYANRETQRSRPLAGVTSAAAKQAIKVVPELANALLIRTWTGIEGRMPDGLPIIDISPTTQDLVHAFGFSGHGFQLGPATGAVLAELSLNGGTDTDIAGLSLARFSNSHSQ; from the coding sequence ATGACCATCTACGATGTCGCAATCATCGGCGGAGGTCTCGCCGGTTGTTCCGCCGCGCTGCATGCGCGTTTGATGGGCGCATCCGTTATCCTGCTAGAACGCGGTCGCTGCGGAGCGCAGGCCAGTGGTGTCAACTATGGCGGCGTCAGACAACAAGGCCGGCACCCAGCCGAACTTGCCCTGTCTGTGCGAAGCCAGAAGATCTGGGAAAGCCTGCCCGATCTCATCGGTTGTGATTGCGAATATAAGCGCAGTGGTCACCTTAAGCTTGCAAGAGACGACCACGACATGGCCGAACTCCTGGCCTATCAAAAGGTCGCGCGCCAATATGGCCTTAATCTTGAAATCGTTGACGCCGACGTCCTGCGCCGACGATTTGCCTTCCTGGGGCACCACTTCGCCGGTGCATGCTTGTGTCGCGAGGACGGTCAGGCCAATCCGAGGCTTGTCGCACCGGCCTTTGCAAGACGAGCCAAACTCCTCGAAGCCGAGATTTTTGAGGGGGCGGGAGTTGTTAGAGCCGCCAAGCGAAACGGTCTCTTTGATATTCAACTGGATGGCTTGAAAGACCCTATCCGGTCGCGACGACTGATCAATACTGCCGGCGCCTGGGGATCGGCGATCGCACATATGTTTGGTGATAGGGTTGACGAAGATGTCATGGCGCCAAACATGTGCGTGACCGAACCTATCCCGCCGTTGATTGGCCCAAATATAGGTATCTGCGGCGGGTCAATTTATCTGCGACAAGCCGCCAATGGCAGCGTCATCTTCGGCGCAGGTCTCGCTTACGCCAACAGGGAGACCCAGCGATCTCGTCCGCTGGCAGGCGTCACATCCGCCGCGGCAAAGCAGGCCATCAAGGTTGTTCCGGAACTTGCCAATGCTTTGCTCATCCGCACCTGGACCGGCATCGAAGGACGTATGCCTGATGGACTGCCGATCATCGATATCAGCCCCACGACACAAGATCTGGTCCATGCCTTCGGCTTCTCCGGCCATGGCTTCCAACTCGGTCCAGCTACGGGAGCGGTACTTGCCGAGCTAAGCCTCAATGGCGGCACCGACACCGATATTGCCGGCCTGTCTCTGGCCCGGTTTTCGAACTCACATTCTCAATGA
- a CDS encoding VanZ family protein, whose product MIERRYLSRVYILTFWLILLVIIFSTASPIALRPPVMITVNLDRGLAFAGLSMFAMLAYPKRVATTLFASIALPSVIEASQFLSATRHPHLLDVYVKSIGAALGCLFAYVVLAISKQISLRGAKP is encoded by the coding sequence GTGATTGAACGCCGGTACTTAAGTAGGGTCTACATACTGACGTTCTGGCTCATTCTGCTTGTTATCATCTTTTCAACAGCCTCTCCAATCGCCTTGCGCCCACCGGTGATGATAACCGTTAATCTGGATCGTGGACTGGCATTCGCTGGCCTATCAATGTTTGCCATGCTTGCTTATCCCAAACGCGTCGCCACAACTCTCTTTGCTTCAATTGCTCTGCCTTCTGTGATCGAAGCCAGTCAGTTTCTCTCAGCCACGCGTCACCCACACCTTCTTGATGTCTATGTGAAGTCAATCGGGGCAGCCTTGGGATGTCTTTTTGCCTATGTGGTGCTGGCAATTTCCAAGCAGATATCGTTGCGTGGCGCAAAGCCGTAG
- a CDS encoding ABC transporter substrate-binding protein, whose translation MCKRYFPRSSVMSILALMALQCLTSATNAADYKLVEPGTLSVAITGDMPGLVVKDGRLVGYDGEILQIAAEHLGLKIKPVPMEWSGAIAAVQTGRVDIIGGNVAWTEQRAKTLSLTDPTGYFQNGITSRAADGFETLAALENRKVGSITGFSFLPELRRVKGLKLSLYDSSDAAIRDILAGRIDAVVGDPPVIDYAISMNPDWKLVNKPFSDNNPDFPLLTGSGRQYVFGLSHQNQALANDLSAQIRQQWENCGLRSIGEKYGNVSPANYRPSISNFRAGVDRPSNWLPPACTR comes from the coding sequence ATGTGCAAGCGATATTTTCCTCGCTCATCCGTCATGTCCATACTCGCCCTGATGGCACTGCAATGCCTGACGTCGGCCACAAACGCCGCCGATTATAAGCTGGTCGAACCAGGGACGTTGTCCGTTGCCATCACTGGTGACATGCCAGGCCTTGTGGTGAAAGATGGAAGACTGGTGGGATATGATGGTGAAATCCTTCAGATTGCGGCCGAACATCTTGGCCTGAAAATCAAGCCCGTCCCGATGGAATGGTCTGGCGCAATCGCCGCCGTGCAGACCGGCCGCGTTGATATTATCGGCGGCAATGTCGCCTGGACCGAGCAGCGGGCCAAAACGCTCTCCCTGACGGATCCAACCGGCTACTTCCAAAACGGCATCACGAGCAGGGCTGCAGATGGTTTCGAGACACTCGCTGCGCTCGAAAATCGAAAGGTCGGGTCCATCACGGGTTTCTCGTTCCTCCCCGAGCTTCGGCGCGTCAAGGGGCTAAAACTATCCCTCTATGACAGCTCGGATGCAGCCATCCGCGATATCCTGGCTGGCCGTATCGATGCTGTCGTGGGTGATCCACCGGTCATCGACTATGCCATATCGATGAATCCGGACTGGAAGCTCGTCAACAAACCCTTTTCCGACAACAATCCCGACTTTCCGCTTCTAACCGGTAGCGGCCGTCAATATGTCTTTGGACTCAGTCACCAAAATCAAGCTCTTGCCAACGACCTTAGTGCGCAAATTCGTCAGCAGTGGGAAAATTGCGGCCTGCGATCAATCGGCGAGAAATACGGCAATGTCAGTCCCGCCAATTATAGGCCATCCATCAGTAATTTCAGGGCCGGCGTGGACCGTCCGTCCAATTGGTTACCGCCAGCGTGTACCAGATAG
- a CDS encoding IclR family transcriptional regulator — protein MKKPSAVTGTQLLDRAIAILNGLGEAGPDGATSVELMETLGLTQPTAHRIISALEREGLVERDRQSRKLRLGMTLFALASAAMDHTGLRSLVRPALVRICAATSDTVFLMARAGFNAICVDRHQGSYLIGSLTKNVGGQIPMGLGSASQAILAFLPGGEIEALIDHNAAELEQYGSWDRGQFLRSLAEIKRQGYALDDGELVAGISAIAMPILSDRRDPIAAIAINLTSARMTPERVPQLVDLLRREILAIEQALGPSGRFMSDLSILE, from the coding sequence ATGAAAAAGCCATCCGCAGTGACGGGAACCCAGTTGCTCGACCGGGCGATCGCGATCCTCAACGGCCTTGGCGAAGCTGGGCCAGACGGCGCGACGAGTGTCGAGCTGATGGAGACACTCGGCCTGACACAACCGACAGCTCACAGGATCATCTCGGCGTTGGAGCGGGAGGGACTGGTCGAACGCGACCGCCAAAGCCGCAAGTTGCGATTGGGGATGACGTTGTTCGCATTGGCGTCAGCGGCAATGGACCACACTGGTTTGCGCAGCCTCGTGAGGCCAGCCTTGGTTCGCATCTGCGCTGCGACATCCGACACCGTTTTCCTCATGGCCAGAGCAGGATTTAATGCGATCTGCGTTGACCGTCACCAGGGAAGCTATCTGATCGGGAGCTTGACGAAAAATGTTGGCGGCCAGATCCCAATGGGTCTCGGGTCGGCAAGCCAGGCGATCCTTGCGTTCTTGCCGGGCGGAGAGATTGAGGCGCTTATCGATCATAACGCTGCCGAGCTCGAACAATATGGCAGCTGGGATCGTGGGCAGTTTCTTCGGTCACTGGCCGAGATTAAACGACAAGGCTATGCGTTGGACGATGGTGAGTTGGTTGCCGGAATTTCGGCGATTGCTATGCCGATCTTGTCGGATCGCCGCGACCCGATTGCAGCGATCGCAATCAACCTGACGAGTGCCCGCATGACGCCTGAGCGGGTTCCTCAGCTTGTCGATCTGCTTCGCCGAGAAATTCTGGCGATCGAACAGGCATTGGGACCGTCGGGACGGTTCATGTCCGACCTGAGTATTTTAGAGTGA